One region of Microbacterium sp. M28 genomic DNA includes:
- the hemE gene encoding uroporphyrinogen decarboxylase, which produces MPAPTAPLLRALAGDRPETAPVWFMRQAGRSLPEYRELRVGTRMLDACLTPDLAAEITLQPVRRHGVDAAVFFSDIVIPLRLAGVDVVIEPGRGPVFADPVRTATDVDRITAIDPHDLDTTAIAEAVRITTAELGDTPLIGFAGAPFTLAAYLVEGGPSKEHLRARAMMHTDPAAWNRLADWLSRISRRFLEAQRDAGAATVQLFDSWAGSLSPSDYRAFVAPHSRAAVEGIDLPVIHFGVGTGPFLADMRLDGVADAVGVDWRQPLDVAAGILGPDVTVQGNIDPALLSAPWPVLEAHVRDVLERGRAARAHIVNLGHGVPPETDPDQLTRIVELVHGD; this is translated from the coding sequence ATGCCTGCACCCACTGCCCCGCTGCTGCGCGCGCTCGCCGGAGACCGCCCGGAGACCGCCCCGGTCTGGTTCATGCGACAGGCCGGGCGATCGCTGCCCGAGTACCGCGAACTACGCGTCGGAACCCGGATGCTCGACGCCTGTCTCACCCCCGACCTCGCCGCGGAGATCACCCTGCAGCCGGTCAGGCGGCACGGCGTCGACGCCGCGGTCTTCTTCAGCGACATCGTCATCCCGCTGCGCCTCGCCGGCGTCGACGTCGTCATCGAACCGGGTCGTGGGCCGGTGTTCGCCGACCCGGTCAGGACCGCAACCGACGTCGATCGGATCACGGCGATCGACCCGCACGATCTCGACACGACCGCGATCGCGGAGGCCGTGCGCATCACGACGGCCGAACTCGGCGACACCCCGCTCATCGGCTTCGCCGGAGCACCGTTCACTCTCGCGGCCTACCTCGTCGAGGGCGGACCGTCCAAGGAGCATCTCCGAGCCCGCGCCATGATGCACACCGACCCCGCCGCGTGGAATCGCCTCGCCGACTGGCTGTCGCGCATCTCGCGCCGCTTCCTCGAGGCGCAGCGCGACGCCGGAGCAGCGACGGTGCAGCTGTTCGACTCGTGGGCCGGATCGCTCAGCCCTTCCGACTACCGCGCCTTCGTCGCCCCGCACTCGCGGGCCGCCGTCGAAGGCATCGACCTCCCCGTCATCCACTTCGGCGTCGGCACGGGGCCGTTCCTCGCGGACATGCGTCTCGACGGCGTCGCGGATGCCGTGGGCGTCGACTGGCGCCAGCCGCTCGACGTGGCCGCTGGCATCCTTGGCCCCGATGTGACCGTGCAGGGCAACATCGACCCCGCGCTGCTCTCCGCTCCGTGGCCCGTGCTCGAGGCGCATGTGCGCGACGTGCTCGAGCGCGGCCGTGCGGCGCGTGCGCACATCGTCAACCTCGGCCACGGTGTCCCGCCGGAGACCGACCCCGATCAGCTGACCCGCATCGTCGAACTGGTCCACGGCGACTGA
- a CDS encoding NAD(P)H-binding protein — MKVAITGGTGFVGRHLAERLDDVVQVSRRAGLDLADVDALATAFARCDAVVHCAGINREIGDQTFQRVHVQGTRNVVEAARLAGVKRIVMVSFLRARPNCGSGYHESKWEAEELIRASGIEHTIVKSGMIYGAGDHMVDHVTKAVRTLPVFGTVGFRERTARPVPVEDAVDVLIAALEGRIPDPTIALMGVDEITLGEALRRIARVAGRRPAFVPLPVWTIKALGHLTEWTMVVPLVARAQARMLAEGVSEPLPFAPEPPEDIRPARPFDDARIRAALPEGRFGPDDLRIVRWWRRVRAA; from the coding sequence ATGAAGGTCGCGATCACCGGTGGCACCGGTTTCGTCGGACGGCATCTCGCCGAACGATTGGATGACGTCGTGCAGGTCTCGCGCCGCGCGGGTCTCGATCTCGCCGACGTGGACGCGCTCGCAACCGCTTTCGCCAGATGCGATGCCGTCGTTCACTGCGCCGGCATCAACCGCGAGATCGGCGACCAGACGTTTCAGCGCGTGCACGTGCAGGGCACGCGCAACGTGGTCGAGGCCGCCCGGCTCGCGGGTGTGAAGCGGATCGTGATGGTCAGCTTCCTCCGCGCCAGGCCGAACTGCGGCTCCGGCTACCACGAGTCGAAGTGGGAGGCCGAGGAGCTCATCCGAGCGTCCGGCATCGAGCACACCATCGTGAAATCGGGCATGATCTACGGCGCCGGCGACCACATGGTCGACCACGTCACCAAAGCGGTGCGCACGCTGCCTGTGTTCGGAACGGTCGGGTTCCGCGAGCGCACTGCCCGTCCGGTGCCGGTGGAGGATGCCGTCGATGTCCTCATCGCGGCCCTGGAGGGGCGCATCCCCGATCCGACGATCGCACTCATGGGCGTCGACGAGATCACTCTCGGCGAGGCGCTCCGACGCATCGCCCGCGTCGCCGGACGACGCCCCGCGTTCGTCCCGCTTCCGGTGTGGACGATCAAGGCACTGGGCCACCTCACCGAGTGGACCATGGTCGTGCCTCTGGTCGCCCGAGCGCAGGCGCGGATGCTGGCCGAGGGTGTGAGTGAGCCGTTGCCGTTCGCCCCGGAGCCGCCGGAGGACATCCGCCCGGCGCGACCTTTCGACGACGCGCGGATCCGTGCTGCCCTTCCGGAGGGCAGGTTCGGACCCGACGACCTGCGGATCGTGCGCTGGTGGCGCCGGGTACGGGCTGCCTGA
- a CDS encoding metalloregulator ArsR/SmtB family transcription factor, whose amino-acid sequence MADNASDVFAALAHPTRRQILQDLKDGELAAGEIASRFTSSGPTISRHLSVLRQAELITERRDGNRILYSLVGERLALSVGDFLSVVCPEQIVLREVRKRGTQQRPEKMDA is encoded by the coding sequence ATGGCAGACAACGCGTCCGACGTCTTCGCCGCACTGGCTCACCCCACCCGCCGGCAGATCCTGCAGGACCTCAAGGACGGGGAACTCGCCGCTGGCGAGATCGCCTCTCGTTTCACCTCGAGCGGCCCGACGATCTCCCGACACCTCAGCGTGCTCCGTCAGGCGGAGCTGATCACTGAACGCCGCGACGGGAACCGGATCCTCTATTCGCTCGTCGGCGAGCGACTTGCGTTGTCCGTCGGCGACTTCCTCTCCGTCGTCTGCCCCGAGCAGATCGTGCTCCGGGAGGTGCGCAAGCGCGGCACTCAGCAGCGCCCTGAAAAGATGGATGCATGA
- a CDS encoding protoporphyrinogen/coproporphyrinogen oxidase has translation MSEHPEPELAERAAERHVVVVGGGVAGLVAARECAKIGMRVTLLEATAELGGAVRRAEIDGVRLDAGAESFATRGGHVRRLVNELGLADHVQTPAAGGAWLAGVPGVEPLPLPKGGILGIPANPFVDDVRRIIGWRGAWRAYVDRVRPPLTIGHERSLGRLVAARMGRRVLERLVAPVVSGVYSAHPDDVDVDVAAPGLNAALTRVGSLSGAVDALVGQQQAARKDKAPGSAVEGLADGMSTLVDALRADLDKLGAVVRTGAAVESLTRAGDAWTVAVAAVDEADPEAPEAPEAPEAPEAPDAAEAASPADDEPLTADAVIIATAEGPARALLDGHVADLGAAAASPEIEIVTLLLDAPALDAAPRGTGVLTVPGSFTAKALTHATAKWTWLRETAGSRHVVRVSFGSQGEPAATASLDDDAAAQLALEQASALLGIPLSSAQLVGAHRARFTQSQPASLIGAGERRRRTRTAVEAVPGLAVVGAWLSGTGLAQVVPDATAEADRIRRHLLWA, from the coding sequence ATGAGCGAACACCCCGAACCCGAACTGGCCGAGCGTGCCGCCGAGCGCCACGTCGTCGTGGTCGGCGGTGGCGTCGCCGGCCTCGTGGCGGCACGCGAGTGCGCCAAGATCGGCATGCGCGTGACGCTGCTCGAGGCAACGGCCGAACTGGGCGGCGCCGTCCGTCGGGCCGAGATCGACGGCGTTCGACTGGACGCCGGAGCCGAGAGCTTCGCCACCCGTGGCGGCCATGTCCGGCGACTGGTGAACGAACTGGGACTGGCGGACCACGTCCAGACGCCGGCCGCCGGCGGAGCGTGGTTGGCCGGTGTCCCCGGCGTGGAACCTTTGCCCTTGCCCAAGGGCGGCATCCTCGGCATCCCCGCCAATCCGTTCGTCGACGACGTGCGCCGGATCATCGGATGGCGGGGCGCATGGCGCGCTTACGTCGACCGCGTCCGTCCGCCGCTGACCATCGGCCACGAGCGCAGCCTCGGCCGCCTGGTCGCAGCGCGGATGGGACGCCGGGTGCTCGAGCGCCTGGTCGCGCCGGTCGTCTCGGGCGTCTACTCGGCGCACCCGGACGACGTCGACGTCGACGTCGCGGCACCGGGGCTGAACGCCGCGCTGACCAGGGTCGGCTCGCTCAGCGGCGCCGTCGACGCCCTGGTCGGCCAGCAGCAGGCCGCACGCAAGGACAAGGCGCCCGGATCGGCGGTCGAAGGTCTCGCCGACGGTATGAGCACGCTCGTCGACGCGCTGCGCGCAGACCTCGACAAGCTCGGTGCAGTCGTGCGGACGGGGGCAGCGGTCGAGTCCCTCACCCGCGCCGGAGACGCCTGGACCGTTGCCGTCGCGGCTGTCGATGAAGCCGACCCGGAGGCCCCGGAGGCCCCGGAGGCCCCGGAGGCCCCGGAGGCCCCGGATGCCGCTGAGGCCGCCTCGCCCGCGGACGACGAGCCGCTGACGGCGGATGCCGTGATCATCGCCACGGCCGAAGGGCCGGCACGCGCACTGCTGGACGGTCATGTGGCCGACCTCGGTGCGGCCGCGGCCTCTCCCGAGATCGAGATCGTCACCCTCCTGCTCGACGCCCCGGCGCTGGACGCCGCCCCCCGCGGCACCGGCGTGCTCACGGTGCCGGGGAGCTTCACCGCCAAGGCGCTCACGCACGCCACCGCCAAGTGGACGTGGCTGCGCGAGACGGCGGGGAGCCGCCACGTGGTGCGCGTCTCGTTCGGCTCCCAGGGCGAACCGGCGGCCACGGCATCCCTCGACGACGACGCGGCCGCGCAGCTCGCGCTCGAGCAGGCCTCGGCGCTGCTCGGCATCCCGCTCTCCTCGGCGCAGCTCGTGGGTGCGCACCGGGCGCGCTTCACGCAGTCGCAGCCGGCATCACTCATCGGCGCGGGTGAGCGCCGGAGGAGGACGCGGACGGCCGTCGAAGCGGTGCCGGGTCTCGCTGTCGTCGGGGCGTGGCTGTCCGGAACCGGGCTGGCGCAGGTCGTCCCCGATGCCACGGCCGAGGCGGATCGCATCCGCCGGCACCTTCTCTGGGCCTGA
- a CDS encoding phage holin family protein, producing the protein MVRGYRDRADDSLLTLLGDLPELVSALVKAEIDAAKVWISRTAKDAGIGSVWFLVALFFLFWLVPMILVFAVAGLSSWWPVWLSALAVIGILIIAVLVFALLGILKFRKVMARENPGQAVAKDIRLVKDAGDDEL; encoded by the coding sequence ATGGTCCGCGGATACCGCGACCGTGCGGACGACAGCCTGCTGACGCTGCTCGGGGACCTCCCCGAGCTCGTCAGCGCACTCGTCAAGGCCGAGATCGATGCGGCGAAGGTGTGGATCTCCCGCACCGCGAAGGATGCCGGGATCGGCAGCGTCTGGTTCCTCGTCGCGCTGTTCTTCCTGTTCTGGCTCGTGCCGATGATCCTCGTGTTCGCCGTGGCCGGACTCTCGTCGTGGTGGCCTGTCTGGTTGTCCGCACTGGCCGTCATCGGCATCCTGATCATCGCCGTGCTCGTGTTCGCACTGCTCGGCATCCTGAAGTTCCGCAAGGTCATGGCCAGGGAGAACCCCGGACAGGCCGTGGCGAAGGACATCCGACTCGTGAAGGACGCCGGCGATGACGAACTCTGA